A window of Cydia amplana chromosome 16, ilCydAmpl1.1, whole genome shotgun sequence genomic DNA:
gcaaattaaaaaataaagtttttcaaacgaTATTGTGTTACATATcgaatgaaagagctcattttaagaatgtcaaatattttttttttatcagtttaggataaatagtttagcagttattcaagaacataggcaaaaaattaccattctgaaactactgggtctaaaattttgaaaaaaatacactaaatagttctttaccagggatgttacggagctccgtttccgtttccgttaagtcggaacttccgtttggtattacacatccgtttctgttccggttccgttgcTTTTGAAAcagaagttatatcggatgtcaatgcctagcgcggcagcgggacatgagcgatgtacatcaaaaacaaacaggtttataccagtcattcgctcatagccccgcttgccacgtgctgcagtaattagatgttctggtatatccgtgtttttgaatttaaagtacctattcgtatgtgttgtgttgtgtaatgtatacctactgatagtactgactcaggctccggttctggttccggttccgttttcggttccgattccgtttctggttccgataaactaaatttaaaacatctggttccgctttcggttccgataaaaccacatccgttacatccctgttctttacctacagatgacaggaaaacctattagaaatgtgcagtcaaacgtgagtcggacttaagtacttagtttttgatccgacccctactggttttttaaagacattttactcacatttcattaaatatatataagatGATTTCACTTTTGTTGATATGAATTGGACGAAAGAATAACTTCATGTGTTGCTCTgtaaacaaagttttattttttatactacaaGATTTAATGTTAACCTACAATGTATGtactattacaaaaaataccgaCCTGTAAACAAAGAAACgacatttaaagtttattcctgCTTTAGTCACTCCTTTCTcaataacaaataacaattataacgACGATTATTTAAAGCGGCATTGCAATCTCTCTAACCTCACTTTCCACCTTTGACGTATGACATGACATTGACAAGTCAAAGCAAAGTGTGGCCACATTTAAAAAGGTAAACGATatcgtttatttttttacatctcCCCCCCTAGAAGGagaaatttttttatataaaattttcgctACTAAACTACTCCTCTTCTTCTTGTATCCTATGACATggaattaattttgtaatatgaAAGAAGTTGGATTCTGTTTTTCTGTGTCCTGTATCTACCTTAAATATTGAATTTGAGATTTTTTCAATGATCACATATGGTCCAATTCTGAGTTCATCCAATTTCCTCCTGTTCAGTTTATTTCCATTTTCAACATACACCATGTCACCTGCACTCAATTCAAAGAGTTTTCTATCTTTGTCAAATAACTTCTTATTGTAGTTATGTGATCTTCTTGTGTTTTCTAATGCTGTTTCCCTGTCCTTGATCCAGTCACTAAGCGATTTTTCCTCCTTTAGTTCCTTTGGTAATAATGTGACATCTGTACCGTTTAGAAGATAACTAGGAGAGAAACGGTTCACTGAATGGTTGGTCTGATTATAGTTCTTTACACATTCGTGAGCTACTGTTGTCCAAGCTCTTTTGTTGCCTTTCTCATTCATTCTGCACCTTATTTTATTCACCAAAGTCTGATTCAGTCTCTCGTTCAATCCATTGGAGAAAGGTGAGTCTACTGCTGTAAATATCAAAGGTATATTGTTGCTTCTCAAAAAATCTTTAAACTCCTTCGAATTGATTCCTGGATACTGGTCTGTAAGAATCATACCAATATCCTCTGTATCTGATATAGTTTTAATTAGCTTTATGAAGTCATTGGCATTTTGGGTTTTTGAAGTAGAAATGAATGCGTATCTAGAGAAGTGGTCGACTAACAGGTGCAGATATTTCTTTGAAGATCTTGAACCACCAAAACCTCCAATAGTGTCTATAGACATGATTTCGAATGGTTTGGTAGCTGGGCCCAGCTGTGACATAAATCCATATTTATTGTGTCCTCTCGACTTATTTTTAATGCAAACTTCACAGTCGGTGCACACTGATTTTATGTTTTGTATCAAGTTTTTAGCTGCATAAAACGGGCCAATCGTCTTCTGCATTTGTCCTATTCCAATATGACCTAGGTCAGCATGTATAGATTTCATAAGTTTTACACTAAATTCCtctgataaaataatttttccTCTTCTTCTACCCATTTTTAAGTATACATTGTGTctttcaattaattttcctCTTTTATTCTGTACTTCTGGATTTTCCTTCTGATCCCTTACAATGTCGTTGAGacttattaaatttactatCTTCAATTGTTCCTCAGTATTTTCATTAGGTTCTAATACAGGATTTCTGCTTAAGCAGTCGGCTTCTAAGTTTTCCTTCCCCggagaatattttattttaaaatcatacTGTGACATAAGTAATAAGTTAAATCACCTAGTTCCTCATCGGTTCTTGATTTCAAATTCATGTTTTCTAGTGGTTTGTGGTCTGAATATACTGTAAATGATTTACCTATTAACCAGTATTGCCAATATCGTACCGCTTCCTTGATGGCTAAACATTCTAAATATATTGCTTTTTTCTTCTTCTGAGCTtgatttaatttctttgaaaaatagGCTACGGGTTTTTCTTTACCATCAGGctgtatttgttttaaaattgcaCCGACGCCTTCTAATGAAGCATCTGTGTAAATTTGTATCGGCAAATTTTCATCGAATATTTCCAAAACTGGTTGAGAACATAAGAGATTCTTTATCTTTTCAAATGCATCTTGGCATTCAGCGGTCCATATGAATTTCTGGTTCTTTCTTAATAGATTATGCAATGGGTCTAGTATTATTGCACTCTTCGGAATATACTCATGGTAAAACTTAATTTTCCCTAGGAACTGTCTTATATTTTTCTGCGTTCTAGGAATAGGGAAATTCTTTATTGAGGTCAAGTTATCTTTCAATGGCTTAACTGAATTGTTTTGTATTATATGACCCAAATATTTTACTAAGTCAGATGCAAATGTGCACTTCGTAAATTTTAATCTGAAGCCCTCCGTCTTGATTGCTTCCAGCAACTTTGTTAAATGTTCAATGTGTTCGGTGAACGTTCTGGAAAATATAAGGATATCATCAATGTAATTAACTGCAAAGTCCGTAAGCTTATATTTCCTCAATATGTTGCTTAAAATTCTTTGGAAGATTGCTGGCGAGGTCTTCAACCCAAAAGGCAGGTCCATTGAAAGTGTCCATCCTGGGTTACAAATCCTGTTTTCTTTCTGTCCTCAATCCGTAAAGGAATAGACCAAAACGCTGAGTTGATATCAAGTGTCGAAAAAAATTTACAATTCCTAGTCTTCGTCATAAGGTCTTCGATCAGTGGGAAGGGCTGAGCTTGTGGtactactattttatttaagtccCTAAAGTCAATACATAATCTTGATTTTTTATTCTCCTCTCTTTTAAATGCCAATGTGACCGGTGCAGCAAATGGACTATAGGATTCctctattaacttattatctagTAACTTTCCAATTTGCTCTTCTATCTCTTTTTTATCTTCCATGGTACATCTGTATGGCCTCTTGCTGCAATATTTATCCACCAACAAGTCTATTCTGGCTTCATACCCATTGACAGTCCCAACATCATATTTATGCCTTGCAAACACTGAGTTATATTTATTGATCaatgtatttatttcagactgttGCTCCTTGTTCAAATGATCAATTTTTATCTTAAAATCCTCCTCCGTTATATGCTCATTAAAATTGACATAATATTCTTTTGTTGTGTTCTCATCATTCCCAGGAACTTTTGATTGGTTATGATttatttcttcatttgagacttcCACTTTCTCATTATCTTTTATGTTTGTACCCAGTACCTGATGTATATCCAAATTCTCATCTTGAGTTAATCggaatatttttattaggtcCAAGCCAATCAGAAAATCATGCTTGAAATATTGTTCATCCACAATGGATATATCAACATTCTCTTCTTtgttaaagatttttatttttaggttggTCAAACCGTCAGTTTTTTTAACACCACCAACTGTTACTAAATTTTCTTCATTTAATTCGTTTCCTCTCCCTTTTAGGCTTAAGAGCTTAGAATTTATAATGGAAACAACTGAGCCTGGGTCATAGACTGCATTTATCAGATGTTTATCATTAATTAGTAATTTGACCTTTATCAGTGGTGTTAGTATTCGTTTTTTGGAACTGATTCATTTAACTCTGCTTCTATCAATGCATTATTAACATGTTTAATGAAGTTTTTCTTCACTTTGTCATCTTCTTTTGTACGAAACCAACATGCAGTCTCAGCGTGATAGCGGGTGCCTTTGTTTAACCCTTCACAAATTTTGCATGGCTTTAGTTCCTCATTCCTGAAATTTGTTCTTGAGGGTCCATATTTCTTCTTAAATATGTAGCTTTTTTTGGTAACCATATGCTCATACTTGCTTACTTCATTGAACAACTCAACTGTGTCCTTCAACGCTTCTCTATCaattttgtttaatatgtacTCCGGCAAACCCACTGCGATAAGATCCACCAATGTACCAGAATCAATTGACTTCCTCATATCGAGTAAAAGCTTTTCCTTTTTTATAGCATAATCCAACAGTGAGCCATCCTTATATTTATACAGTAATGCATATGTAACTGGGCTCCACCCTTTGTTGACAAATGATTCACAAAAATTTTTCCTCCACTCAGACCATTCTGCATTCATAGTCAGTTTTACAATCATGGAACTGTACCAATCTGCACAACTTTTATCCATAAAGAGCCTAAGAACTTCTATCTTTTTTCCATCCGATATCTGGTAACGCTCACATTCCTTTTCAAAAATGTCCATCCATTGAGCTGCATTCGAATGTTTGCTAGTAAACTTCTCGATCACAAACTTATCCGCAATATTCTTCAAGCTCTGTTGTTTACTTTCCTGTGTACTTTCTATTAACTTTGCTAATAAGTTTTCTAAGGTATTGGCCCCTTTTGTGCCGGCAGCAGTGGGTGCGGTAGAAGCACATTGGTCCTGATTCAATTCTTCCAGGTATCTGTCTGCAAACTGCACATTACCGTCCTCATCCATATAAATTTGCTCTAGTTCCTCGGTTAGCGAGATCCAGATTCTCCTTGTCTGGTACCTTTTTGATAAACTATTCTTTACTTTACTATATGCCGCTGTTTTTATCAATTCTTTGTGATGACCAACTGACTGTAGTCCGTCCGGTAATGCATAACTCTTGTTGTCCTCGGTGGTTATTGAGGTTATACAACAGACATTTGTTTTTTCGTCACTTCCAGGTAGTATTGTGAATTCAAAACGAAGCTTCGTCATCTTTCTTCGAAACCCGTAACTAGAAATGTCGTTTTATAAGATGATTTCACTTTTGTTGATATGAATTGGACGAAAGAATAACTTCATGTGTTGCTCTgtaaacaaagttttattttttatactacaaGATTTAATGTTAACCTACAATGTATGtactattacaaaaaataccgaCCTGTAAACAAAGAAACgacatttaaagtttattcctgCTTTAGTCACTCCTTTCTcaataacaaataacaattataacgACGATTATTTAAAGCGGCATTGCAATCTCTCTAACCTCACTTTCCACCTTTGACGTATGACATGACATTGACAAGTCAAAGCAAAGTGTGGCCACATTTAAAAAGGCAAACGATatcgtttatttttttacatatatatatatatatatatatatataaaaataaaaataaataaatatatatttaaatatataaatatatatatatatatatatatatttaagttatttatttattgtgtgtgAACTGTCCTAgttatatgttaattttaatgtgtgtATTTTGTGTTAGAATATGTAATGGAAATTTATAATTTGTAACTCatttaatagaaataaaattatttcattaaaaaaacatattgttaaaaattgtgtaggtaatatacggaacccttggaacgcgagtccgactcgcacttggctggttttttttttaataaacgcaAAGCTGCCAAAGTACCAACTAAATGATATTtcctaacaaaataaaacattgttatttaacaaaaaatcatTGTTTCGTTTCGAACAAAATCGGCTTAAGCCAGCTTAACATTCAATCGAGATTCCAGTTAACGGATTTATTTTAAGCCAATTAACGGTTTTTTACGTCCCCTAATGCCCAGACAAACTGAATAATTAAACGTTTGATGCATTCGCTGTCTGTGCCCATAAACTTGTTAATTAATTCACTTATCTAATTACTAATCTTAAGTTATCTTGAGCTCGATTCAGATTtcacttgttacggttttgatacgaccttgactatCGTTTTGGTGATTGGTGTTTATGACCGATGCACTTTATTTCGCATgcgccaatcagcgtgagcgatcttcaaggtcgtgtcaaaataaaTTCAGAACCGTTACAAGttcttaaatctgaatcggactACTTAACTATAAAACTCCTGTGAGCCTcgaacatattaaaataattgaaaataatttcaCAAAGTAATATGTTAAATTAAATGGCGCAGTCGTATAGGGATTCTTCGGTATAGCCATCGTGATTAAGTTAGGTATTACAAATACATgttgtacctaggtacctatctaattttataaaatgttgtctgaaagagatcgctttttagcgataagacggCCTTTTGTTACCTATTCTTAAGCTGGTATTTCgctttctgtgtatttttttaactttatggtGCACGGTAAagaatattacttacttatatgaaagtgaatattttcggaaataatcccGAAAGGGAAAATGTCGTGTTAGCTAAACATAGCTATTCTACAAAATGATTTCGGTTCACTGAATACGGAATCACAtaaatgttttcctttacctGTTATAGGTACATGATTAAACGCGCTTGCTTGCTAAATTTAGCCACGCGATATAGACTGCTATTAGTTCAGACGTGGGATTTAACCTTTGACAAAACGGATTATACCTAGCGCGGTCTGTAAAGTAACGGTTTATAACTAGTTTCTTCCCGCGACTTTGTTAGCAtgggatcagggatgttgcgaatatccgcatccgcaaccgcggaacttccgcattattttcaacatccgcatctgcatccgcatccatataaaatcaatgcggagtttaatgcggatgcggatgtggaacaggtcggtacaggaacatcttattagcatcggcgtaagtgctagactgctgtaatttattcaattagccaaaaaaaactattagaaatgtgcagtcacgcctgaatgggacttaatgtaccgaacccttggaacgcgagtccgactcgcacttggccggtttttttttaataaaaattactataaatgtaatatttgacgtttttatgtaggtacctaatatcctgacatccgcatccgcatccgcgtccgcggatgtcaaaaaatcggcatccgcaacatccctgcatgggatgatgatgattgataaaatctATCCTtggtccttccccgggcctcaaactatttctataggtacctaatttcatCTAAATAGCTTTAGCGGTTTGAGCGTGAAAgtagaggtaacagacagacatcaTCTCTACTACAAGGTTTATTATAATATCTATATCTACACTATCTAT
This region includes:
- the LOC134655270 gene encoding uncharacterized protein LOC134655270 — protein: MTKLRFEFTILPGSDEKTNVCCITSITTEDNKSYALPDGLQSVGHHKELIKTAAYSKVKNSLSKRYQTRRIWISLTEELEQIYMDEDGNVQFADRYLEELNQDQCASTAPTAAGTKGANTLENLLAKLIESTQESKQQSLKNIADKFVIEKFTSKHSNAAQWMDIFEKECERYQISDGKKIEVLRLFMDKSCADWYSSMIVKLTMNAEWSEWRKNFCESFVNKGWSPVTYALLYKYKDGSLLDYAIKKEKLLLDMRKSIDSGTLVDLIAVGLPEYILNKIDREALKDTVELFNEVSKYEHMVTKKSYIFKKKYGPSRTNFRNEELKPCKICEGLNKGTRYHAETACWFRTKEDDKVKKNFIKHVNNALIEAELNESVPKNEY